The Lysobacter capsici genome has a segment encoding these proteins:
- a CDS encoding TraB/GumN family protein — MNEPLNDGLHGQPHAIVERDGVRYTLLGTAHVSQASVDAVRDAVGSGRYDAVAVELDAQRLQALTDPDALAKLDLIQVIRSGKTALFAANLALAAYQRRLAEQLGIEPGAELKRAVLEARQRELPVHLIDREVGLTFKRASSKLGFWGRAKLGVGLISGLFAADEVGEEEIEKLKQGDMLESSFGEFAAESPQLYETVIAERDRYMAARLRETHGDAREVLAVVGAGHLQGLARHLREDTEDPVAQRTALEQVATKSKVPWVMIVITSLILAGIAWGFWKGGVAMGADLLLQWVLYTGGLAALGCLLAGGHPFSVITAAVVAPLKPFRPGVPTGALSALVEVHQRKPAYGDFMALRDDAQTLKGWYRNRVARVVLNFMLTNIGTGVGVWIAGFRIASKLVG; from the coding sequence ATGAATGAACCGCTGAACGACGGCCTGCACGGCCAACCGCACGCCATCGTCGAACGCGACGGCGTCCGCTACACCCTGCTGGGCACCGCGCACGTGTCGCAGGCCAGCGTCGACGCGGTCCGCGATGCGGTCGGCAGCGGCCGCTATGACGCCGTCGCGGTCGAACTCGACGCGCAGCGCCTGCAGGCGCTGACCGACCCCGACGCGCTGGCCAAGCTCGACCTGATCCAGGTGATCCGCTCGGGCAAGACCGCGCTGTTCGCCGCCAACCTGGCCTTGGCCGCGTACCAGCGCCGCCTCGCCGAGCAGCTCGGCATCGAGCCCGGCGCCGAACTCAAGCGCGCGGTGCTCGAAGCGCGCCAGCGCGAGCTGCCGGTGCATCTGATCGACCGCGAAGTCGGCCTGACCTTCAAGCGCGCGTCCAGCAAGCTGGGGTTCTGGGGCCGGGCCAAGCTCGGCGTCGGCCTGATCAGCGGCCTGTTCGCCGCCGACGAGGTCGGCGAGGAAGAAATCGAGAAGCTCAAGCAGGGCGACATGCTCGAATCGAGCTTCGGCGAATTCGCCGCCGAAAGCCCGCAGTTGTACGAAACCGTGATCGCCGAACGCGACCGCTACATGGCCGCGCGTCTGCGCGAGACCCACGGCGACGCGCGCGAAGTGCTGGCGGTGGTCGGCGCCGGCCATCTGCAAGGGCTGGCCAGGCACCTGCGCGAAGACACCGAAGACCCGGTCGCGCAACGCACCGCGCTGGAACAGGTCGCGACCAAGAGCAAGGTGCCGTGGGTGATGATCGTGATCACCAGCCTGATCCTCGCCGGCATCGCCTGGGGCTTCTGGAAAGGCGGCGTGGCGATGGGCGCGGACCTGCTGCTGCAGTGGGTGCTGTACACCGGCGGCCTGGCCGCGTTGGGCTGTCTGCTGGCCGGCGGTCATCCCTTCAGCGTCATCACCGCGGCGGTGGTCGCGCCGCTCAAACCGTTCCGTCCCGGCGTACCGACCGGCGCGCTCAGCGCGCTGGTCGAAGTGCACCAGCGCAAGCCCGCTTACGGCGACTTCATGGCCCTACGCGACGATGCGCAGACGCTCAAGGGCTGGTATCGCAACCGGGTGGCACGTGTGGTGTTGAACTTCATGCTGACCAATATCGGCACCGGCGTGGGGGTTTGGATCGCCGGGTTTCGGATTGCGAGCAAGCTGGTTGGCTGA
- a CDS encoding alpha/beta hydrolase, with protein sequence MYPLIAKISTTVRNVIKLYGLRLSFVFGGWLAPEATTRRAADLFCTPFASSRRRALAAPTFDAREDTLDIDGHAIAAYVWGDPQRQPYVLFAHGWSSHGTRVAKWLPQLRAEGYAVVAFDQPGHGRSGGRLATLPDFTRHLYKVGEHYGPAAAVIGHSLGGAAALLAMARGLRAERAVLIAPAADPVAAVKRFARFLWVDDELCRRMFAYFEARIGISFDSQQAHRNAPTIARPALIVHDLDDREVPWAEGERYARYWPDSRLLSTQGLGHNRIADDGGVIVAALRFLHGEPVGDKVVSSENLPYGFA encoded by the coding sequence ATGTACCCGCTTATCGCCAAAATTAGCACGACCGTTCGTAACGTAATCAAGCTATACGGCCTGCGCCTGAGCTTCGTTTTCGGCGGCTGGTTGGCGCCCGAGGCGACCACGCGCCGCGCCGCCGACCTGTTCTGCACCCCGTTCGCGTCCTCGCGCCGGCGCGCCCTGGCCGCGCCGACCTTCGACGCGCGCGAAGACACGCTCGACATCGACGGCCATGCCATCGCCGCCTATGTCTGGGGCGATCCGCAGCGTCAGCCGTATGTGTTGTTCGCGCACGGTTGGTCCAGCCATGGCACCCGCGTGGCCAAGTGGCTGCCGCAGTTGCGCGCCGAAGGCTATGCGGTGGTCGCGTTCGACCAGCCCGGTCACGGCCGCAGCGGCGGGCGCCTGGCCACCCTGCCCGACTTCACCCGCCATCTGTACAAGGTCGGCGAACACTACGGCCCGGCCGCGGCGGTGATCGGCCATTCGCTCGGCGGCGCCGCGGCGCTGCTGGCGATGGCGCGCGGCCTGCGCGCCGAACGCGCGGTGCTGATCGCGCCGGCGGCCGATCCGGTCGCCGCGGTCAAACGCTTCGCGCGCTTCCTGTGGGTGGACGACGAGCTGTGCCGCCGCATGTTCGCGTATTTCGAGGCGCGCATCGGCATCAGCTTCGATTCGCAGCAGGCGCACCGCAATGCCCCGACCATCGCCCGCCCGGCCCTGATCGTGCACGACCTGGACGATCGCGAAGTGCCCTGGGCCGAGGGCGAGCGCTATGCGCGCTACTGGCCCGATTCGCGCCTGCTCAGCACTCAGGGCCTGGGCCATAACCGCATCGCCGACGACGGCGGCGTGATCGTCGCGGCGCTGCGTTTCCTGCACGGCGAACCGGTCGGGGACAAGGTGGTGTCCAGCGAGAATCTGCCTTATGGGTTTGCTTGA
- a CDS encoding TetR/AcrR family transcriptional regulator gives MSTLTATNKGAATRDAILEQAYGIACSAGLEGLSIGPLAAAVGMSKSGVFAHFGSREDLQLAVLDMAGQRFAGYVLLPALQQPRGLVRLRAIVNAWFDWSRHTDGGCVLLGAVSEYDDRPGPLRDWVVEQQKRWRQVLGHAVQLTIDTGELGADTDTEQLAFEIYGLALIVHHDAGLFGFDAATERGRRAFERLIRSYASSPTA, from the coding sequence ATGTCGACCCTGACCGCCACCAACAAAGGCGCCGCCACCCGCGACGCGATCCTCGAACAGGCCTACGGCATCGCCTGTTCGGCCGGATTGGAAGGGCTGTCGATCGGCCCGCTCGCGGCCGCGGTCGGCATGTCCAAGAGCGGCGTGTTCGCCCACTTCGGCTCGCGCGAGGATCTGCAGCTCGCCGTGCTCGACATGGCCGGACAGCGTTTCGCCGGTTACGTGCTGCTGCCGGCCTTGCAGCAGCCGCGCGGCCTGGTGCGTCTGCGCGCCATCGTGAATGCCTGGTTCGACTGGTCGCGGCACACCGACGGTGGCTGCGTGCTGCTCGGCGCGGTCAGCGAGTACGACGACCGGCCCGGCCCCCTGCGCGACTGGGTGGTCGAACAGCAAAAGCGCTGGCGCCAGGTCCTGGGCCACGCCGTGCAGTTGACCATCGACACCGGCGAACTCGGCGCCGACACCGATACCGAGCAACTCGCGTTCGAAATCTACGGATTGGCGCTGATCGTCCACCACGACGCCGGCCTGTTCGGTTTCGACGCCGCCACCGAACGCGGCCGGCGCGCCTTCGAGCGCCTGATCCGCTCCTACGCGTCCTCCCCCACCGCCTGA
- a CDS encoding TetR/AcrR family transcriptional regulator, giving the protein MNATPATADVRQHILDVAHPLLLRKGFTAVGLAEILSAAQVPKGSFYHYFGSKEAFGEAVLEAYFADYLGRMDELLAQPGTAAQRVSAYFHDWLDSQTGDEAQSRCLVVKLGAEVCDLSESMRAALARGTRGITDRLARCIEAGRADGSLAAPRDAAQAGAELYQNWLGASLLAKITRDRTPLDTAMASTRQLLGLVATA; this is encoded by the coding sequence ATGAATGCCACTCCCGCCACCGCCGATGTGCGCCAGCACATCCTCGACGTCGCCCATCCCTTGCTGTTGCGCAAGGGCTTCACCGCGGTCGGCCTGGCCGAGATCCTGAGCGCGGCGCAGGTGCCGAAGGGCTCGTTCTACCACTACTTCGGCTCCAAGGAAGCCTTCGGCGAGGCCGTGCTCGAGGCCTATTTCGCCGATTACCTGGGGCGGATGGACGAGTTACTGGCGCAACCGGGCACGGCGGCGCAGCGAGTGAGCGCCTATTTCCACGACTGGCTGGATTCGCAGACCGGCGACGAAGCGCAGAGCCGCTGCCTGGTGGTCAAGCTCGGCGCCGAGGTCTGCGATCTGTCCGAAAGCATGCGCGCGGCGCTGGCGCGCGGAACCCGCGGCATCACCGACCGGCTGGCGCGCTGCATCGAAGCCGGTCGCGCGGACGGCTCCCTGGCGGCCCCTCGGGATGCCGCCCAGGCGGGCGCCGAGCTTTACCAGAACTGGCTCGGCGCCAGCCTGCTGGCCAAGATCACCCGCGATCGCACGCCGTTGGACACCGCCATGGCCAGCACCCGGCAATTGCTGGGGCTGGTCGCGACCGCCTGA
- a CDS encoding NADP-dependent oxidoreductase, whose amino-acid sequence MPQSDTVNRRFLLAARPQGLPTAQDFRLDQAAVPVPAEGQVLLRTLYLSLDPYMRTLMEEGGTSYAPGVTLGAPMIGGTVSRVVASRHPRFQVGELVLANAGWQDYALSDGQDLTALGAMAQPSRALGGLGMPAFTAYVGLLDIGQPRPGETVVVAAATGAVGSVVGQIAKLKGARVVGIAGGADKCRYAVETLGFDVCLDRHDPQWAAQLAAACADGIDVYFENVGGEVFDAVLPLLNLGARVPVCGHIADYNRQSLPAGPNRLPLLMATVLQQRIRMQGFIILDHYADRFEAFRRDMGEWIDAGRVIVREDVIDGLENAPEAFIGLLEGRNFGKLVVRVSED is encoded by the coding sequence ATGCCGCAAAGCGACACCGTCAATCGCCGCTTCCTTCTCGCCGCCCGCCCGCAAGGTTTGCCGACCGCGCAGGATTTTCGCCTCGACCAAGCCGCCGTACCGGTGCCGGCCGAAGGACAGGTGCTGTTGCGCACGCTGTATCTGTCGCTCGACCCCTACATGCGCACCTTGATGGAAGAAGGCGGCACCTCGTATGCGCCCGGCGTGACCCTGGGCGCGCCGATGATCGGCGGCACGGTCAGCCGTGTGGTCGCGTCCAGGCATCCGCGGTTCCAAGTCGGCGAGCTGGTGCTCGCCAACGCCGGCTGGCAGGACTACGCCTTGTCCGACGGCCAGGATCTGACCGCGCTCGGCGCGATGGCGCAGCCTTCGCGCGCGCTGGGCGGGCTCGGCATGCCGGCGTTCACCGCTTACGTCGGCCTGCTCGATATCGGCCAGCCCCGCCCGGGCGAGACCGTGGTGGTGGCCGCGGCGACCGGCGCGGTCGGTTCGGTGGTCGGGCAGATCGCCAAGCTCAAGGGCGCGCGCGTGGTCGGCATCGCCGGCGGCGCCGACAAATGCCGGTATGCGGTCGAGACCCTGGGCTTCGATGTCTGCCTGGATCGCCACGATCCGCAGTGGGCCGCGCAACTCGCCGCGGCCTGCGCCGACGGCATCGACGTGTATTTCGAGAACGTCGGCGGCGAGGTGTTCGACGCGGTGCTGCCGCTGCTCAACCTCGGCGCGCGCGTGCCGGTGTGCGGACACATCGCCGACTACAACCGCCAAAGCCTGCCGGCCGGGCCCAACCGCCTGCCGCTGCTGATGGCGACGGTGCTGCAACAGCGCATCCGCATGCAGGGCTTCATCATCCTCGACCACTATGCGGACCGCTTCGAAGCCTTCCGCCGCGACATGGGCGAATGGATCGACGCCGGTCGCGTGATCGTGCGCGAGGACGTGATCGACGGCCTGGAGAATGCGCCGGAGGCGTTCATCGGTCTGCTCGAAGGGCGCAACTTCGGCAAGTTGGTGGTGCGGGTTTCGGAGGATTGA
- a CDS encoding GNAT family N-acetyltransferase, translating into MSPAAPASLQLRPAVESDLAAIHALYAVEVREHLATYEYDVPDLAEMHRRWRAIVDAGYPYLVAECDGAFAGYAYATSYRTRIGYRWTVENSVYIEPAFHGRGIGRALMLRLIDDCTALGFRQMVAVIGDGSNAASVALHERLGFKLAGVFHGLGRKHGRWLDTVQMLRPLGDGNVGEPDENVPGLK; encoded by the coding sequence TTGAGCCCCGCCGCGCCCGCGTCGTTGCAACTGCGCCCGGCGGTCGAAAGCGACCTCGCCGCGATCCACGCGCTGTACGCGGTCGAGGTGCGCGAGCATCTGGCGACCTACGAGTACGACGTGCCCGACCTGGCCGAAATGCATCGGCGCTGGCGCGCGATCGTCGACGCGGGCTATCCCTACCTGGTCGCCGAATGCGACGGCGCCTTCGCCGGTTACGCCTACGCGACCAGTTACCGCACCCGCATCGGCTATCGCTGGACGGTAGAGAACTCGGTCTACATCGAACCGGCCTTCCACGGCCGCGGCATCGGCCGCGCGCTGATGCTGCGGCTGATCGACGACTGCACCGCGCTGGGGTTCCGGCAGATGGTCGCGGTGATCGGCGACGGCAGCAACGCCGCCTCGGTGGCGCTGCACGAGCGCCTGGGCTTCAAGCTCGCCGGCGTGTTTCATGGCCTGGGCCGCAAACACGGGCGCTGGCTGGACACGGTGCAGATGCTGCGGCCGCTCGGCGACGGCAATGTCGGCGAGCCCGATGAGAACGTGCCCGGTTTGAAGTAA
- a CDS encoding carbon-nitrogen hydrolase has product MKPTTLPVALIQDRDHGSREANLANIESRVAEAARQGAKLVLLQELHNGPYFCQHESVAEFDLAEPIPGPSTQRLGALAKQHGVVLVSSLFERRAAGLYHNTAVVYETDGSIAGKYRKMHIPDDPGFYEKFYFTPGDIGFEPIDTSVGRLGVLVCWDQWYPEGARLMALAGADLLLYPTAIGWDPDDQQDEKDRQRMAWILSHRGHAVANGLPVLSVNRVGHEPSPIGASGIQFWGSSHVLGPQGEYLAQAQTAEPEIVMANVDLGRSEHVRRIWPFLRDRRIDAYADLLKRYRD; this is encoded by the coding sequence ATGAAGCCCACCACCCTCCCCGTCGCCCTGATCCAGGACCGCGACCACGGCTCGCGCGAGGCCAACCTCGCCAACATCGAAAGCCGCGTCGCCGAAGCCGCCAGGCAAGGCGCCAAGCTGGTGCTGCTGCAGGAACTGCACAACGGGCCGTATTTCTGCCAGCACGAATCGGTGGCCGAGTTCGATCTGGCCGAGCCGATCCCGGGCCCGAGCACCCAGCGCCTGGGCGCGCTGGCCAAGCAGCACGGCGTGGTCCTGGTCAGCTCGCTGTTCGAGCGCCGCGCGGCCGGGCTGTACCACAACACCGCGGTGGTCTATGAGACCGACGGCTCCATCGCCGGCAAGTACCGCAAGATGCATATCCCGGACGATCCGGGCTTCTACGAGAAGTTCTATTTCACTCCGGGCGACATCGGCTTCGAGCCGATCGACACCTCGGTCGGCCGCCTGGGCGTGCTGGTGTGCTGGGACCAGTGGTACCCGGAAGGCGCGCGGCTGATGGCGCTGGCCGGCGCCGATCTGCTGCTGTACCCGACCGCGATCGGCTGGGACCCGGACGATCAGCAGGACGAAAAAGACCGTCAGCGCATGGCCTGGATCCTCAGCCATCGCGGCCACGCGGTCGCCAACGGGCTGCCGGTGCTCAGCGTCAATCGCGTGGGCCATGAGCCCTCGCCGATCGGCGCCTCGGGCATCCAGTTCTGGGGGTCGAGCCATGTGCTCGGGCCCCAAGGAGAGTATCTGGCGCAGGCCCAGACCGCCGAGCCGGAGATCGTGATGGCCAATGTCGATCTGGGCCGCAGCGAGCACGTGCGGCGGATCTGGCCGTTCCTGCGCGACCGCCGCATCGACGCCTACGCCGACCTGCTCAAGCGGTACCGCGATTGA
- a CDS encoding agmatine deiminase family protein, whose protein sequence is MTNNALRFPAEWEPQSAVLIAWPNADTDWADRLGEVEETYIALVAAITRFQPVLICVADDDVQAYARARLSSARIDMGAVRFIDAPYDDTWLRDSGPITLKAGDGFRLLDFRFTGWGGKFDASQDDLLVERLSDQGIFANSERQSIDFALEGGGIETDGAGTLLSTWQCLHERHPDASREDITAKLSAWLHQDRVLWLDHGYLEGDDTDAHIDTLARFAAVDAIVYQGCDDPSDSHYDELQAMAAELAALRTRDGQPYRLFALPWAQPIIDENRRLAASYANFLIVNGAVLMPAYGDARDGEAQAVLAQAFPDREIVAVPCRPLIWQNGSLHCVTMQLPRGVVAG, encoded by the coding sequence ATGACTAACAACGCATTGCGCTTCCCCGCGGAGTGGGAACCCCAATCCGCGGTCCTTATCGCGTGGCCGAACGCCGACACCGACTGGGCCGATCGCCTGGGCGAGGTCGAGGAAACCTATATCGCCCTGGTCGCAGCCATCACCCGCTTCCAGCCGGTGCTGATCTGCGTGGCCGACGACGACGTGCAGGCGTATGCCCGCGCGCGCCTGTCCTCGGCGCGGATCGACATGGGCGCGGTGCGTTTCATCGACGCACCCTACGACGACACCTGGCTGCGCGACTCCGGGCCGATCACGCTCAAGGCCGGCGACGGCTTCCGCCTGCTGGATTTCCGCTTCACCGGCTGGGGCGGCAAGTTCGACGCCAGCCAGGACGATCTGCTGGTGGAACGGCTCAGCGATCAGGGAATCTTCGCGAACAGCGAGCGCCAAAGCATTGATTTCGCTTTGGAAGGCGGCGGCATCGAGACCGACGGCGCCGGCACCTTGCTGAGCACCTGGCAGTGCCTGCACGAGCGCCACCCCGACGCCAGCCGCGAAGACATCACCGCCAAGCTGTCGGCCTGGCTGCATCAGGACCGGGTGCTGTGGCTGGACCACGGCTACCTGGAGGGCGACGACACCGACGCCCACATCGACACCCTGGCCCGCTTCGCCGCGGTCGACGCCATCGTCTACCAGGGCTGCGACGATCCTTCGGATTCGCATTACGACGAACTGCAGGCCATGGCCGCCGAGCTGGCCGCCCTGCGCACCCGCGACGGCCAGCCGTACCGCCTGTTCGCACTGCCGTGGGCGCAGCCGATCATCGACGAAAACCGAAGGCTGGCGGCCAGTTACGCCAACTTCCTGATCGTCAACGGCGCCGTGCTGATGCCGGCCTACGGCGACGCCCGCGACGGCGAGGCCCAGGCGGTGCTGGCGCAGGCCTTCCCGGATCGCGAGATCGTCGCCGTGCCCTGCCGGCCGTTGATCTGGCAGAACGGCAGCCTGCATTGCGTGACCATGCAGTTGCCGCGCGGCGTGGTGGCGGGCTAG
- the ykgO gene encoding type B 50S ribosomal protein L36, with translation MKVLSSLKSAKARHRDCKVVRRRGKVFVICKSNPRFKARQR, from the coding sequence ATGAAGGTCCTGTCCTCCCTGAAGTCGGCGAAGGCCCGTCACCGCGACTGCAAAGTCGTCCGCCGCCGCGGCAAGGTCTTCGTGATTTGCAAGTCGAACCCGCGTTTCAAGGCGCGTCAGCGCTGA
- the cmk gene encoding (d)CMP kinase has product MNNASSDSSTIPVLTIDGPSGSGKGTISRLVAQRLGWHYLDSGALYRAVGVAAGWADLDLADPAALVRCAFDTRIGFRDDPSGELRVLVNEQDATDELRTETAGAAASAIAAIPEVRAALKDRQRAFRQAPGLVADGRDMGTVIFPDAPFKVFLTASADERAERRYKQLKDKGVCVTLDGLLREILARDARDAQRAVAPLRPAEDAVRIDTTGLGIDTVVEQVLALLPAR; this is encoded by the coding sequence ATGAATAATGCATCCTCTGACAGCAGCACCATTCCCGTCCTGACCATCGACGGGCCCTCGGGCTCGGGCAAGGGCACCATCAGCCGCCTGGTCGCCCAGCGCCTGGGCTGGCATTACCTGGATTCGGGCGCCCTGTACCGCGCGGTCGGCGTCGCCGCCGGCTGGGCCGATCTGGACCTGGCCGACCCGGCCGCCCTGGTCCGCTGCGCCTTCGACACCCGCATCGGCTTCCGCGACGACCCGTCCGGCGAGCTTCGGGTGCTGGTCAACGAGCAGGACGCCACCGACGAGCTGCGCACCGAGACCGCTGGCGCGGCCGCCTCGGCGATCGCCGCGATTCCGGAAGTCCGGGCCGCGCTCAAGGATCGCCAACGCGCATTCAGGCAGGCGCCGGGCCTGGTCGCCGACGGACGGGACATGGGCACGGTGATCTTCCCGGACGCCCCGTTCAAGGTCTTCCTGACCGCCAGCGCCGACGAACGGGCGGAAAGGCGCTATAAGCAGTTGAAAGACAAAGGGGTTTGCGTTACCTTGGACGGTCTGCTGCGGGAGATTTTGGCCCGCGACGCCCGCGATGCCCAGCGCGCGGTGGCTCCCTTGCGACCGGCTGAAGACGCCGTCCGCATCGATACCACCGGTCTGGGAATCGACACGGTAGTCGAACAGGTGCTGGCTTTGTTGCCTGCGCGCTGA